Proteins encoded together in one Leptospira semungkisensis window:
- a CDS encoding DoxX family protein, producing MELLPLVGRILFAAIFVLAGPGHFTSERISHASDLGVPLASILVPLSGVIAFVGGLSVILGYKAKFGALLLILFLVPVTFMMHQFWGISDPLQAQIQKVMFIKNISLLGGAILIAYFGSGPYSAE from the coding sequence ATGGAGTTACTACCTTTAGTGGGAAGGATCTTATTCGCGGCAATTTTCGTCTTGGCAGGTCCAGGTCATTTTACCTCGGAGAGAATTTCTCATGCTTCCGATCTAGGAGTTCCCCTTGCTTCGATACTTGTCCCATTGTCCGGGGTGATCGCGTTTGTGGGAGGTCTTAGTGTGATCTTGGGTTATAAGGCAAAGTTTGGTGCGCTTCTGCTTATATTGTTCTTAGTGCCTGTTACTTTTATGATGCACCAGTTTTGGGGAATTTCGGATCCTCTACAAGCGCAGATCCAGAAGGTAATGTTCATTAAGAATATTTCTCTTTTGGGAGGAGCAATATTGATCGCATACTTCGGCTCAGGTCCCTATAGCGCCGAGTAA
- a CDS encoding ArsR/SmtB family transcription factor, which translates to MLNYSSSLDRIFYALSDPTRRNIVEQLSKKKASVSELASPLNMSMAAVVQHIQILEESGLIKTQKVGRVRSCQVEPRSFKMMESWLSQRRKFWEKNLDQLDEYLNRLEKERK; encoded by the coding sequence ATGCTTAACTATTCATCTTCTTTAGATCGGATCTTCTACGCTCTTTCAGACCCTACTCGTAGAAATATAGTAGAGCAATTGAGCAAGAAGAAGGCCTCGGTAAGTGAGCTTGCAAGTCCACTGAATATGAGTATGGCTGCTGTAGTGCAGCATATTCAGATCTTAGAAGAAAGTGGTCTTATCAAGACCCAAAAGGTAGGAAGGGTACGTTCCTGTCAGGTTGAACCTCGCTCCTTTAAGATGATGGAAAGCTGGCTTTCTCAAAGAAGAAAATTTTGGGAAAAGAATTTGGATCAGTTGGATGAGTATTTGAACCGGCTGGAGAAAGAGAGGAAATGA
- a CDS encoding efflux RND transporter periplasmic adaptor subunit, with translation MNRIFEFYKMNLEGRPARWVILLLLGALLLWANSWYSSYKLRQAWKEESDRSPRAEQGGEKITFPKDSPGLARISTLVVGKGDAVFSVVAPARVIASIKTSVNTGEKIILFDSGETTQLYAEYKRSRAVTSKALKDLARVRDMYVNQAATGREVTEAESNYAIAKAESAETESKLRTIGFNPKELDSVSGSTLWLICDVPESRLSEVQKGEEVKIQFLSFPGKNFLGNAEAVGEVVDPALRAVKVRVTLRNPNEKILPGMYARVDFGDPRTSVIAVPNQAIITVDEKNYVFVSDDKGVFTRRRITIGTSGEEKTIITDGISSGEEIVTDGAMLLKGLSFGF, from the coding sequence ATGAATCGAATATTCGAATTTTATAAAATGAATTTGGAGGGAAGGCCTGCGCGTTGGGTCATCCTTTTACTTTTGGGTGCCTTACTTCTTTGGGCAAATTCTTGGTATTCCTCTTATAAACTGAGGCAGGCTTGGAAAGAGGAATCGGATCGAAGTCCCAGAGCAGAACAAGGAGGCGAAAAGATCACCTTCCCGAAGGATTCTCCTGGACTCGCAAGAATCTCAACCTTGGTCGTTGGAAAAGGAGATGCTGTCTTTTCAGTAGTTGCACCTGCAAGAGTGATCGCAAGCATCAAGACTTCCGTGAACACCGGTGAGAAAATCATTCTCTTCGATTCTGGAGAGACCACTCAACTTTACGCTGAATACAAGAGAAGTAGGGCGGTTACTTCTAAGGCTCTGAAAGATCTTGCCAGGGTCCGAGATATGTATGTGAACCAGGCAGCTACAGGAAGAGAAGTTACTGAGGCAGAATCTAATTATGCGATCGCAAAGGCGGAAAGTGCAGAGACGGAGTCAAAGTTAAGGACCATAGGATTCAATCCGAAGGAATTGGATTCCGTCTCCGGATCCACTCTTTGGTTGATCTGCGATGTGCCTGAGTCTAGATTGAGTGAGGTGCAGAAAGGAGAGGAAGTGAAGATCCAGTTTCTTTCCTTTCCTGGAAAGAATTTTTTAGGAAACGCAGAAGCAGTGGGTGAGGTTGTGGATCCTGCCTTGCGCGCTGTTAAGGTCCGTGTTACTTTAAGAAATCCGAATGAAAAAATATTGCCTGGTATGTATGCCAGAGTGGATTTCGGAGATCCTAGAACATCTGTGATCGCTGTCCCGAACCAAGCAATCATCACTGTAGATGAAAAGAATTACGTATTTGTTTCCGATGATAAGGGTGTCTTTACTCGTAGAAGGATCACTATAGGAACCTCCGGAGAAGAAAAGACGATCATCACCGATGGAATTTCTTCAGGAGAAGAGATTGTAACCGACGGGGCCATGCTCTTGAAAGGCTTGAGTTTCGGATTCTAA
- a CDS encoding efflux RND transporter permease subunit: MIEKLISFSLNHRAPSIILAIVILSFGAWSWMEIKKEAYPDVGDTQVSVIALFPGKAALEVERRVTLPLERELNSVPYVLTRRSKTIFGLSVLQLVFEEGVSDFTARQLVLERLRDVDIPDEAEISLAPLTGPVGEIFRYTLEGTEDFTPMDLRTLQDWVVIPALRQVPGVADIINFGGLQKQYHIITDPGRLYRYGLTLSDVLDAVRSNNRNTGGNILTRGDQGFVVRGLGAIQSVDDIQNIVVTAVKGTPIYIGNLASVEEYPRRPDGIFEYVIRHPITGEIRSGTSSVQGIVAMRRGENPSELIERVKARIKTLNQTGLPKGVKIASTYDRTELVQYTVRTVYRTLFEGVSIVTLVLVFFLGSVRSALVVASTIPVSLLFGFSMMKLTGIPANLLSLGAIDFGIIVDGAVVMVENIFRKYSEARSQKKTKIGYSELLKITHDSSLEVGREIFFSIGIIIFAYLPIFTFQRVEGRLFSPMAFTLSFAIFGSLLLTLTVIPVLMTFIYRSKLEKYDPKPLESQNFIFVKIREFYNTLLASRLRSARKTVTYSIVGVILILGFSYYKIGTEFLPELDEGAINIRGFFPVGMHLKSGEQYLGTVKEILLKNEQVSEVLIQLGRNDEGTDPYGPNRMEILVGLKDYELWREKISKAELLKRIKDSLSINLPGVHFLFSQPIIDNVTESVTGSVSDLAIFVNGEDLLLLRGYAEKILDIVKSIPGATESGIEQERDQAQLTIEIDRKRSARFGINAKDILDTIEAAIGGTEVGELYEGNKRFDILVRYTTDFRSSLERVKNLLVASPSGGRIPLSELASVELKDGPTIIQRQDGKRQISIRTNIRGRDQGGFVKEAKEKVEANTQIPEGISIGWGGQFENLSRAGKRLRIVIPATLFFIYCFLFMIFRDGKYAVLAMSGIPISMTGGIIALLLRGMNFSVSAGVGFVSLFGISTMTGVLFVSRMIHLLKDKDHPDPERSVLQAAALQFRPRLMTVLLALLGLIPAATASGIGSDVQRPLATVIVGGLTLELFTLIYLPCIFYLSIKGKKI, from the coding sequence ATGATCGAAAAACTTATATCCTTCTCCTTGAATCATCGAGCTCCGAGCATTATTCTCGCGATCGTTATTCTCTCCTTCGGCGCTTGGTCTTGGATGGAGATCAAGAAGGAAGCATATCCTGACGTGGGAGATACTCAGGTAAGTGTGATTGCTCTCTTTCCGGGCAAGGCAGCCTTGGAAGTAGAACGAAGAGTGACCCTTCCCTTAGAAAGAGAATTGAATTCGGTTCCTTATGTACTTACCAGAAGATCCAAAACGATTTTCGGACTGAGCGTACTCCAACTCGTGTTCGAAGAAGGAGTCAGTGATTTCACTGCAAGACAATTGGTCTTAGAAAGACTGAGAGATGTAGACATTCCGGACGAAGCGGAAATCTCTCTTGCTCCTTTGACAGGACCTGTCGGAGAGATCTTTCGTTATACATTAGAAGGCACAGAAGATTTTACTCCGATGGATCTTCGAACTCTACAAGATTGGGTTGTGATCCCCGCACTTCGACAAGTTCCCGGGGTAGCAGACATTATCAATTTCGGAGGATTGCAAAAGCAATATCATATCATCACGGATCCGGGGAGATTGTATCGATACGGTCTTACTCTTTCTGATGTCTTGGATGCAGTTCGATCCAACAATCGGAATACGGGAGGAAATATTCTCACGAGAGGGGACCAGGGATTCGTGGTCCGAGGACTAGGAGCCATTCAGAGTGTAGATGATATACAAAACATCGTAGTTACTGCTGTAAAAGGAACTCCTATCTACATTGGTAACCTTGCGTCCGTAGAAGAATATCCAAGAAGGCCCGACGGTATCTTTGAATACGTTATCCGACATCCGATTACTGGAGAGATCCGCTCGGGAACTTCCAGTGTGCAAGGGATAGTCGCGATGCGGAGAGGGGAAAATCCTTCCGAACTGATAGAAAGAGTGAAGGCAAGGATCAAGACCTTGAACCAAACTGGTCTTCCGAAAGGTGTTAAGATTGCTTCTACTTATGACAGAACAGAGCTAGTCCAATACACTGTAAGAACAGTTTATAGAACTCTCTTCGAAGGAGTGAGCATTGTTACACTCGTGCTTGTCTTTTTCTTAGGGAGTGTCCGCTCCGCATTAGTAGTAGCTTCTACCATTCCAGTTTCTCTGCTCTTCGGTTTTTCTATGATGAAGCTGACCGGTATACCTGCAAATCTTCTTTCCTTGGGGGCAATTGACTTTGGGATCATCGTGGATGGGGCCGTGGTCATGGTGGAGAATATTTTTAGGAAATATTCAGAAGCAAGGTCTCAGAAAAAAACGAAGATAGGATACTCGGAACTATTAAAGATCACTCATGATTCTTCGTTAGAAGTAGGAAGAGAGATCTTCTTTTCGATAGGGATTATCATCTTCGCATATCTACCTATCTTCACATTCCAAAGGGTAGAAGGAAGATTATTCTCTCCTATGGCGTTTACTCTTTCTTTTGCTATCTTTGGAAGTTTGCTTCTCACTTTAACTGTTATTCCCGTTCTCATGACTTTCATTTATAGGAGTAAGCTTGAGAAATACGATCCTAAGCCTTTAGAAAGTCAAAACTTTATTTTTGTAAAGATCCGAGAGTTCTACAATACACTTCTTGCGTCTCGTTTGCGTTCCGCTCGCAAGACTGTTACATATTCCATTGTTGGCGTTATTCTAATATTAGGATTTAGTTATTATAAGATAGGAACAGAATTCTTACCCGAGCTCGATGAAGGTGCCATTAATATCAGAGGTTTTTTCCCGGTAGGAATGCATTTGAAAAGCGGGGAACAATATCTAGGAACTGTAAAAGAGATCTTATTAAAGAACGAGCAAGTTTCCGAAGTACTGATTCAATTGGGAAGAAATGATGAGGGAACGGATCCTTACGGGCCGAATCGAATGGAGATACTCGTCGGGTTGAAGGATTACGAACTTTGGAGGGAGAAAATATCGAAAGCAGAACTCTTAAAGCGTATCAAGGATTCTCTTTCCATAAATTTGCCTGGAGTTCATTTCTTATTTTCTCAACCGATCATAGACAACGTGACCGAATCAGTTACAGGCAGCGTGTCCGATCTCGCTATTTTTGTGAACGGTGAGGACCTTCTTCTTTTAAGAGGTTATGCGGAGAAGATTTTGGACATAGTGAAATCTATTCCCGGCGCCACAGAATCCGGAATAGAACAGGAAAGAGATCAGGCTCAGCTTACCATAGAGATAGATCGAAAAAGATCCGCGCGATTCGGTATCAATGCAAAAGATATCTTGGATACGATCGAAGCTGCAATTGGCGGCACGGAAGTGGGAGAATTATATGAAGGTAATAAACGCTTCGATATTCTAGTAAGATATACTACTGATTTTAGATCTTCTCTAGAAAGAGTGAAAAATCTTTTAGTGGCTTCTCCTTCTGGAGGAAGGATCCCATTATCCGAACTTGCCTCGGTAGAATTAAAAGACGGACCTACAATCATCCAAAGACAGGACGGTAAGAGACAAATCTCGATTCGGACCAATATAAGGGGAAGAGACCAGGGAGGCTTTGTAAAAGAGGCAAAAGAAAAAGTAGAAGCGAATACTCAGATTCCTGAGGGAATTAGCATCGGATGGGGAGGACAATTCGAGAACTTATCCAGAGCGGGAAAGAGATTGAGGATCGTGATCCCAGCCACGTTATTCTTCATCTATTGCTTTTTGTTTATGATCTTTCGAGATGGAAAATATGCCGTCCTTGCTATGTCAGGAATTCCAATCTCTATGACGGGCGGTATTATTGCGCTACTTCTAAGAGGGATGAATTTTTCAGTCTCTGCTGGTGTAGGCTTTGTATCCTTGTTCGGAATCTCAACTATGACAGGAGTGCTATTCGTTTCCAGAATGATCCATCTATTGAAAGACAAGGATCATCCTGATCCGGAAAGATCCGTATTGCAAGCAGCAGCTCTACAGTTTCGCCCTAGGCTTATGACAGTATTACTTGCCTTGCTCGGACTCATTCCAGCAGCAACTGCCTCCGGAATCGGTTCCGATGTGCAAAGACCTCTCGCCACAGTGATCGTAGGAGGTCTTACTTTGGAATTGTTTACTCTAATCTATTTGCCTTGTATCTTCTATCTTAGTATTAAAGGAAAGAAGATCTAA
- a CDS encoding DUF1304 domain-containing protein translates to MILAARILAAIVGLLHVWIFIMESILWMRPAIYRRFGVSDSKSAEAMKAVFLNQGFYNLFLAIGALYGAAFYDIHVCYAPAIMAFACLSVFGAGTVLFVSKPSMARAAIIQGLPPLVALILIALSMSGQ, encoded by the coding sequence ATGATCTTAGCAGCCAGGATTTTAGCCGCAATAGTCGGCCTGCTTCATGTTTGGATTTTTATAATGGAGAGCATTCTATGGATGCGACCAGCTATCTATCGCCGTTTCGGAGTTTCTGATAGCAAATCAGCGGAAGCAATGAAAGCGGTTTTTCTAAACCAAGGTTTTTATAATTTGTTTCTCGCTATAGGAGCGCTATACGGTGCAGCCTTCTATGATATTCATGTTTGCTATGCACCTGCGATCATGGCATTCGCTTGTCTTTCCGTATTCGGAGCGGGAACAGTGCTTTTCGTTTCTAAACCGAGTATGGCAAGAGCTGCGATTATCCAAGGGCTTCCTCCTTTGGTCGCATTGATCCTGATCGCTCTGTCTATGTCCGGCCAGTAA
- a CDS encoding HEAT repeat domain-containing protein — protein sequence MAERIAATTADFFFRSLTYIIMKQSKHYISIKYILLLALLFGSGCMGPPKPDLLPEIQEEEPPSTEQLESDLKSENTRLRSLALLELAKRNERKFIPVAREILHSKKDPLSKAPAVLALGIWKDKVSLPEIIRLLHSKSEIDIETVLESISRMEDPSAGNQVTSLLGEESSTLRLLAVDTLVRINARQSGGAILAAAKANKDPEKAKTFAMALGKLNIKESEDYLIGLANSSEPGPTLAAAYLALGKIGSKKSVPLLAKALQGDFEKGRENSTIALVDIKDPRSISLMLPILENSNREIRYRAADVLIGVPDPSTPRHLMEILTKGLGISKGPASHVLGRTKYLPAREKMEKILFDESVPDREIVAQALGYLGDKKSIPVLAKVLKEDPGEAKYGAVWALGAIGSEEALPYIEEACASKDQKLSKIASESLGMIASPKSLALLDKKTEDFPDLAPITLSAIASISGTESRKILEKYALSNNINLHQVAVSQLAAKKDKESIPVLISLLEDEKVQRNRKLILSALKSITGLKYSSKNEWINWFRLKEKNKEK from the coding sequence TTGGCAGAAAGAATTGCAGCAACTACAGCAGATTTCTTCTTCCGTTCCTTAACATATATAATCATGAAGCAAAGTAAACATTATATTTCTATTAAATACATTCTCCTATTAGCTCTGCTATTCGGATCCGGATGCATGGGCCCTCCCAAACCGGATCTTTTGCCTGAAATACAGGAAGAGGAGCCCCCGAGTACAGAACAACTCGAGTCGGATCTAAAAAGTGAGAACACTAGATTGAGATCCTTGGCCCTACTAGAGCTTGCCAAAAGAAACGAGAGAAAGTTCATCCCGGTCGCTCGCGAGATCCTACACTCTAAAAAAGATCCCTTAAGCAAGGCTCCCGCGGTTCTCGCTCTGGGAATTTGGAAGGACAAAGTCTCTCTTCCTGAAATCATCCGATTGCTTCATTCTAAATCCGAGATCGATATCGAAACCGTCTTGGAATCGATCTCTCGCATGGAAGATCCAAGTGCAGGCAACCAAGTCACCTCTCTTCTTGGCGAAGAAAGCTCGACTCTCAGGCTTTTGGCGGTTGATACTCTGGTCAGGATCAATGCCAGACAATCCGGAGGAGCAATTCTTGCCGCTGCAAAAGCAAATAAGGATCCGGAAAAAGCCAAAACTTTCGCGATGGCTTTAGGAAAATTGAATATAAAAGAATCGGAAGATTACTTGATCGGTTTGGCAAATTCTTCCGAGCCCGGCCCTACTCTTGCAGCAGCGTATTTAGCCTTAGGAAAGATCGGAAGTAAAAAATCTGTGCCTCTTTTAGCGAAGGCATTGCAGGGCGATTTCGAAAAAGGAAGAGAGAATTCAACAATCGCCTTAGTAGACATCAAGGATCCTAGATCCATATCTCTCATGCTCCCCATTTTAGAAAATTCGAATAGAGAGATCCGATACCGAGCAGCAGATGTCTTGATCGGAGTCCCAGATCCTTCTACCCCAAGGCATTTAATGGAGATCCTTACGAAAGGTCTTGGGATTTCTAAGGGGCCGGCTTCTCATGTATTAGGAAGGACCAAGTATCTTCCTGCAAGAGAGAAGATGGAAAAAATTCTATTCGATGAGAGTGTTCCGGATCGAGAAATAGTCGCACAAGCACTCGGATATTTAGGAGATAAGAAGAGCATTCCCGTACTTGCAAAAGTATTAAAGGAAGATCCGGGTGAAGCGAAATATGGCGCGGTCTGGGCCTTAGGAGCAATCGGTTCCGAGGAAGCACTTCCTTATATCGAAGAAGCTTGCGCGTCTAAAGACCAAAAACTTTCGAAGATTGCGTCCGAAAGCTTGGGGATGATCGCTTCTCCTAAGTCCTTGGCTCTATTAGACAAAAAGACAGAAGATTTTCCGGATCTTGCACCAATTACGTTATCTGCCATTGCTTCCATTTCCGGAACTGAATCCAGAAAGATCTTAGAAAAATATGCGCTTAGCAACAATATCAACTTACATCAAGTCGCTGTTTCTCAATTAGCAGCCAAGAAGGATAAAGAAAGCATTCCTGTTCTCATCTCCTTATTGGAAGATGAAAAGGTTCAGAGAAACAGAAAGCTAATCTTGTCCGCATTGAAATCGATCACAGGATTGAAATATTCTTCCAAGAATGAATGGATCAATTGGTTCAGATTGAAAGAGAAGAACAAAGAAAAATAA
- a CDS encoding cysteine hydrolase family protein has product MIRFLFILLLSFSLVYSSTDELRAEGKPSLDLTKTAVLVMDYQNAIVNGGYVKNPDAFLGKASQILGLARKTGVPVIYIVVGFRPGFPEVSPNNMMFGAIKKNGGLGKDPKMMEIHSAVTPQADDIIVTKHRVGAFLGTDLDMILRARGIDTLVMMGIATSGVVLSTLRYASDADYRNVVIKDLCSDRDPQVHQVLTEKVFPRQADVITSDDLIEILVGVPK; this is encoded by the coding sequence ATGATCCGATTTCTTTTCATTCTACTTCTATCCTTTAGTCTAGTTTACTCATCTACAGACGAATTAAGAGCAGAAGGGAAACCTTCTCTCGATCTTACAAAAACTGCAGTCTTAGTTATGGATTATCAGAACGCGATCGTAAATGGCGGATACGTGAAAAATCCGGATGCATTCTTGGGAAAGGCGTCTCAGATATTGGGCCTTGCAAGAAAGACAGGAGTCCCAGTAATCTATATCGTTGTTGGTTTTCGTCCAGGTTTTCCGGAAGTAAGCCCGAATAATATGATGTTCGGTGCGATCAAGAAGAATGGAGGACTCGGAAAAGATCCTAAGATGATGGAGATCCATTCAGCAGTCACTCCTCAAGCGGATGATATTATCGTCACCAAACATAGGGTAGGTGCCTTTCTCGGCACGGATCTCGATATGATTTTAAGAGCGAGAGGGATCGACACTTTAGTAATGATGGGAATCGCCACAAGCGGAGTCGTTCTCTCTACTCTGCGTTATGCGTCAGATGCAGACTATAGAAACGTAGTGATCAAGGATCTTTGTTCTGACAGAGATCCTCAAGTGCACCAGGTTTTAACGGAGAAAGTTTTTCCGAGACAGGCGGACGTGATTACTTCGGATGATCTTATCGAAATACTTGTAGGGGTTCCTAAGTAG
- a CDS encoding alpha/beta fold hydrolase — MKTSLYLVITILVCSLVSCMSGSPFTLRENVPSFHSNPKESGYAQINGIQLYYEVHGKNDGIPLVLLNGGGSTIEVSYGKILPIFAMHRKVVALEEQAHGRTSDRNKPVRFETSAEDVVSLLKYLKIEKADIFGFSNGASVALEVAIRHPELVRKLVFGSSITKRSGSPLQFWSIFKKPSFSDMPEPLKEAFLKVNPDPQKLRNMFEKDIDRMANFKDVSDKDVRSVKASTLVILGDQDITRPEHAVEITHLIPKSRLIILPGGHGEYLGEILSSPKASRYPELSASLIEDFLDSP; from the coding sequence ATGAAAACATCTCTCTATTTAGTTATAACAATCTTAGTTTGCTCTTTGGTTTCCTGCATGAGCGGCAGTCCATTCACCTTAAGAGAGAATGTTCCATCCTTTCATTCAAATCCTAAAGAATCCGGATATGCGCAGATCAATGGAATCCAACTTTATTATGAAGTCCATGGCAAGAACGATGGAATCCCTTTAGTACTTCTAAACGGAGGAGGCTCCACAATTGAGGTCAGCTACGGTAAGATCCTTCCTATATTCGCAATGCATAGGAAAGTGGTCGCTTTAGAAGAACAAGCTCACGGTCGAACGAGCGACAGGAACAAGCCGGTCCGCTTTGAGACTTCTGCAGAAGATGTAGTGTCTCTCTTAAAATATCTGAAAATAGAGAAAGCGGATATATTCGGCTTTAGTAATGGAGCAAGTGTGGCCTTGGAGGTTGCTATCCGCCATCCTGAGTTAGTCCGTAAGCTTGTGTTCGGTTCTTCTATTACCAAAAGATCAGGGAGTCCTTTGCAATTTTGGTCTATCTTTAAAAAGCCTTCTTTCTCCGATATGCCTGAGCCTCTTAAGGAAGCATTCTTAAAAGTAAATCCGGATCCTCAGAAATTAAGGAACATGTTTGAAAAGGATATAGATCGAATGGCTAACTTTAAAGACGTAAGCGACAAAGATGTTCGTTCAGTCAAAGCGTCCACCTTGGTAATCCTGGGAGACCAAGATATTACGAGACCGGAACACGCGGTGGAAATTACTCACTTGATCCCGAAATCCAGATTGATCATCTTACCAGGAGGACATGGCGAATACTTGGGCGAGATATTGTCTTCTCCCAAAGCGAGTCGTTATCCCGAATTAAGCGCCTCATTGATCGAGGACTTTTTGGATTCTCCCTGA
- a CDS encoding TolC family protein, with protein MYACVIILRNQFILTFLFFSIAYARLFAADLPESDLKANIIITESDPKASQIKGKPLTLQEAERLFLRNNLSLLSSRLEVESKKAAIIQAGLWENPTVYVDQNIYNQQTRQYFDTTKNGETMIQIQQLFYMAGKRDKRVQLAKWNRSVAEQMFYDTLRSLKLELRSSFFQLYYSRNALEFYEESIPRVKNTIRGAENVYKNRQILLSELLRLKSILFRLETDRSELIKNILEREKVLKILLNEADLLDVELVPVLPGIEETIFSPLVLEPDRLLNVALEHRPDLKGLELLVNAERANLSLQKAMAVPDLSLGGSYDRAGNYIKDYYGVTISMPIPVFNRNQGNIRASETALASKKAELEEKLLSVKSEVRSALGIAKEKDRLLQEYKESFTKDYKNLSALMIENYKKKYLTILEFADFFESYSESTLKMIRLQSDRIEAVEVLNFTVGKTVFGEL; from the coding sequence ATGTACGCTTGCGTTATCATTCTTCGGAATCAATTCATTCTAACTTTTCTTTTCTTCAGTATTGCTTATGCAAGATTGTTTGCTGCAGATCTACCTGAAAGCGATCTTAAGGCAAATATTATAATAACAGAATCCGATCCCAAGGCTTCTCAAATTAAGGGCAAGCCCCTTACCTTGCAAGAGGCAGAGAGATTATTCTTACGAAACAATCTTTCCTTACTATCTTCTCGCCTGGAAGTGGAATCTAAAAAGGCAGCGATCATCCAAGCAGGACTTTGGGAAAACCCGACAGTCTATGTAGATCAAAATATTTATAACCAACAGACAAGACAATACTTCGATACCACGAAGAACGGCGAGACCATGATCCAAATCCAGCAGCTATTCTATATGGCTGGAAAGAGAGACAAACGGGTTCAACTGGCGAAATGGAATCGAAGCGTTGCCGAGCAAATGTTCTACGACACTCTTCGTTCGCTAAAGTTGGAACTAAGATCTAGCTTCTTCCAATTATACTATTCTAGAAATGCATTAGAGTTTTATGAAGAAAGTATTCCTCGTGTCAAGAATACGATCCGAGGCGCAGAGAACGTTTATAAGAACAGGCAAATTCTTCTTTCAGAACTTCTGAGATTGAAATCCATTCTTTTTCGGTTGGAGACGGATCGTTCCGAGTTGATCAAGAATATTTTAGAAAGGGAGAAGGTGCTAAAGATCCTATTGAACGAAGCGGACCTGCTCGATGTCGAGCTTGTTCCTGTACTTCCCGGAATTGAAGAGACTATCTTTTCTCCACTAGTGCTCGAGCCGGATCGCTTATTGAATGTTGCCTTAGAGCATCGGCCGGATCTAAAAGGCTTAGAACTTCTTGTGAATGCAGAAAGAGCGAATCTTTCTCTGCAAAAAGCAATGGCAGTCCCGGATCTATCCTTGGGTGGAAGTTACGACAGAGCAGGAAATTATATCAAAGACTATTATGGTGTCACTATCTCCATGCCGATTCCCGTTTTTAATCGGAACCAGGGAAATATCCGCGCCTCTGAAACCGCTCTTGCTTCTAAGAAGGCAGAGCTAGAAGAAAAACTATTATCAGTAAAGTCTGAGGTCCGTTCCGCTTTGGGAATAGCAAAGGAGAAGGATAGGCTTCTTCAAGAATATAAGGAATCCTTTACGAAAGATTATAAGAATCTCTCGGCTTTGATGATAGAGAACTACAAGAAGAAATACTTAACGATTTTGGAATTTGCCGATTTCTTTGAGTCTTACAGCGAGAGTACTTTAAAAATGATCCGTTTACAGTCGGATCGGATAGAGGCGGTAGAAGTTTTGAATTTTACGGTAGGTAAGACCGTTTTCGGTGAGCTTTGA
- a CDS encoding SRPBCC domain-containing protein: protein MTKTKIAHESFQIEKVYNHSPELVFLAWASSEAKSHWFIGPKDWVLIHRELDFKVGGKEILHGNFGGTLETLYTAHFHDIRPKERIVFDYDMHMNQRIYSSSIATIEIEEIGPKQTKLVFSEQVAFLDGTPGDEGVASRRQGTMDHLNKIIEFLKKQEEGKLV from the coding sequence ATGACAAAAACGAAGATCGCACATGAATCTTTTCAGATTGAAAAAGTTTATAATCATAGTCCGGAGCTTGTGTTTTTAGCCTGGGCCAGTTCAGAAGCAAAGTCCCATTGGTTTATTGGCCCTAAAGATTGGGTGCTCATTCATAGAGAATTGGATTTTAAGGTCGGGGGAAAGGAGATCCTTCACGGAAATTTTGGCGGCACTTTGGAAACTCTTTATACTGCGCATTTTCACGATATTCGCCCGAAAGAAAGGATCGTATTCGATTACGATATGCATATGAACCAGAGGATCTACTCCAGTTCCATTGCCACAATTGAGATCGAAGAGATCGGCCCGAAACAAACCAAGCTCGTATTCTCAGAACAAGTAGCATTCTTAGACGGAACTCCTGGAGACGAAGGAGTCGCATCCAGAAGGCAAGGCACAATGGATCATTTGAACAAGATCATTGAATTCTTAAAGAAACAAGAAGAAGGAAAACTCGTATGA